CAAAGTTCTTGCATATACTTACGAGTATGATCCTCTTTTAGCAGTCCTAGTTTATCCAGGGTTAAGGGAGGAAGAAATGGTATTTGATAAAGAGGACTCTGGAACTAGGGAATTAGATAAAATGGTTAAAGAAGAAGGAGGTGTACTAGAATTTGAATACAATAACCATGTAGTTTATATGTTAATACTAGACCCTTTAAAAGGTGAAGAAGAGAACTTATCAAGGATAAAAATACTCTTAGAGACTAAAGTTTAAATTTATCTTCTCTTTAACGTTAGTTTGTGGCTACTAATTCCGAAGTTTGCATAGAGAAGCTATTACTTCGTCCGCATAGGAGGTATATAAGAAATGACAGATCTTAGTGAGTTATTACTTAAATATTTCCTTACTTCCTTAAATCTCATAGAAGTTGAGCCTAGAGGTAATGCAGAAGAAACTAACAATAAAGAGGTAATGAAGATGTTGAATGAGGGATATATACCGCTTTTTTCGGCTGAAAAAATAAAGTTCATAAAGAATCTTTCTCCAGTTTATGCACAACTCAAAGATATGGCTGATGCAATATTCAATGAGCTAAACATAAGGACTGAACTTCCGGCTTCTTACAAAGTTGCAATTGCATTACAACTCTCCATATTGGAGACGTGGCGGAAAGTGATAGTAGAAAAGGCAATGTTAGACGAAAGAATTGTTATAGACGAGGAAAATAAACTGGATATCTCCCCTTATGCTTTACTACTGTTATATAGATTCATTGCAATTTCGAAATTTATGTGTACTGGTAACGAAATAGTGAAGCTTTTTAGCAAAGTCTTGGAAACACAGAAAGAAGATAATGCTATTGTGGATATTAAAAGGCTTGAGGAGTATATAGAGAAGAAGAGGCAAGACAGAAACGAACAAAGAAGGGCATATACAATGTATAATACGCTTTTTGCTCCATTAATACTTTCATATGCTTTAAGCGGTGCGAGTTTACTTAAATACTATAGGGGACTAACACAGAATCAGCTATCTTATACCTCTACGACACTCATGGAAATTCTAGAGTCTTATTTCTTTAGAGTAATTTACGATGATAATCGCTCCACTTTAATTTCTCTAGCTAAAGAATTAGTAGACTATTTTTCAGTTTTACACGAAATTGTTTCTAACAAGGAACTAAAATCTATTATAAAAGAAGGTTCCCTATATTCTTACGTGTTGTCTAAGGCTAATGAACGTGGTATTACTGATATGAGTAAAATTTCCGTAATATGGGGTTTAATAAATGATGCTGTGATTGCTGCATTAGTCTCTTTAGAGCTTTACGATAATGAAGAACTTAAAACTGCTTATAGGAACTTAGTTGGAGATATCACTATTTATGAATATGTAATTAAATATCCACAGAAAAACAAAGCTCAACAAATACAAGCTCAATATTCTCAAATCTCTACAGTCCTATGTAATAAGGGTTCACAGATCAAGGTTGACGACCTATATCTTCCCCAAAATA
The sequence above is drawn from the Sulfurisphaera tokodaii str. 7 genome and encodes:
- a CDS encoding McrB family protein, with product MTDLSELLLKYFLTSLNLIEVEPRGNAEETNNKEVMKMLNEGYIPLFSAEKIKFIKNLSPVYAQLKDMADAIFNELNIRTELPASYKVAIALQLSILETWRKVIVEKAMLDERIVIDEENKLDISPYALLLLYRFIAISKFMCTGNEIVKLFSKVLETQKEDNAIVDIKRLEEYIEKKRQDRNEQRRAYTMYNTLFAPLILSYALSGASLLKYYRGLTQNQLSYTSTTLMEILESYFFRVIYDDNRSTLISLAKELVDYFSVLHEIVSNKELKSIIKEGSLYSYVLSKANERGITDMSKISVIWGLINDAVIAALVSLELYDNEELKTAYRNLVGDITIYEYVIKYPQKNKAQQIQAQYSQISTVLCNKGSQIKVDDLYLPQNNSLNIILSSVKNGNVLFIGPPGTGKTTLAIRIAEGITGNRECYQIVTANALWFRRHLIGGESLEKETVVWKSGLLLQAYVKASKIKDGYYFIIIDELNRADIDKAFGELFTIFSSPSADDWSMPNSIYEEIERYGDNIDEIAREFKRVYSKLKSEGRENEPLRKIRVIGTLNLIDARNLFYVGDALTRRFVTIQFEYPKDVEDLEKFFTYYHLNENEKQEIRELVMELRQEFGRSKTVKFNISPASLRIALKLYSSLEERDINAFINILKSTLGTLNQDVIRMFDNIVEEYEKKKKGIIS